In the genome of Microbacterium saperdae, one region contains:
- a CDS encoding DNA polymerase III subunit gamma and tau, with the protein MTTALYRRYRPETFGEMIGQSQVTDPLMTALRGDRVGHAYLFSGPRGCGKTTSARILARCLNCAEGPTDVPCGTCPSCVELSRAGGGSLDVVEIDAASHNGVDDARDLRERATFAPSRDRYKIFILDEAHMVTPQGFNALLKLVEEPPEHVKFIFATTEPEKVLGTIRSRTHHYPFRLVPPAAMLEYVEKLCTEEGVLVEQGVLPLVVRAGGGSPRDTLSLLDQLIAGSDAPAGSPTVTVGYARAVALLGYTHGALLDEIVDALAAADAAAAFPAIDRVVQTGQDPRRFVDDLLERLRDLIVIAAVGSGASAVLRGIADDELERMRGQALGFGAARLSRTADVVSAALDDMSGATSPRLHLELMVARVLAAATDAAAPAVTSAPAAAPVARATAAGVPQAQSAPPAAVAQATPAPAPAAPAAQAAQAAQAAEAPVPTTAQAPSVATADEAPTAPASVDVDAPAPVTTPTGPVTFARITAVWPAVLTRLETISRSSWLVVTAVQPLAYDTDSEVLTLGFASQHDVGKFKGTTPGAGTSDHLRTAIEQELGVRVKYLPAPLPAPGTSGVSGGSAATSDSPPQNLSASKDSAPSKDSTPSRDSAPSAAKSSAPAPSRPQSHGASAPAVTEWAVAPIPAGEPGGVPLSAPQAPLPVDEEPEEVEAAASAPTPPTDGVVDRGEPPLPGDDDVPYFDDEPPYDPSYEPAPSPGQGVSGRGASSAPVPSAQAPVQGPASNAAARVAAPPAPRSAPAPTVTERTPTVGGVQRYGEAVIRQVLGATFVREEPYEPPTRFA; encoded by the coding sequence GTGACCACAGCCCTCTACCGCCGCTACCGCCCCGAGACGTTCGGCGAGATGATCGGGCAGTCCCAGGTGACCGATCCCCTGATGACGGCGCTGCGCGGCGATCGCGTCGGTCATGCCTATCTCTTCTCCGGACCGCGCGGATGCGGCAAGACGACCTCCGCCCGTATCCTCGCGCGCTGCCTGAACTGCGCGGAGGGTCCGACCGATGTCCCTTGCGGCACCTGCCCGAGCTGTGTGGAGCTCTCCCGTGCAGGCGGCGGATCGCTCGACGTGGTCGAGATCGACGCCGCGAGCCACAACGGCGTCGACGACGCCCGTGACCTGCGCGAGCGCGCGACCTTCGCCCCGAGCCGCGACCGGTACAAGATCTTCATCCTCGATGAGGCGCACATGGTCACCCCGCAGGGGTTCAACGCGCTGCTCAAGCTCGTCGAGGAGCCGCCGGAGCACGTGAAGTTCATCTTCGCGACCACCGAGCCCGAGAAGGTGCTCGGCACCATCCGCTCGCGCACGCACCACTACCCGTTCCGACTCGTGCCACCTGCGGCGATGCTCGAGTACGTCGAGAAGCTCTGCACCGAAGAGGGCGTCCTGGTGGAGCAGGGCGTGCTGCCGCTCGTCGTCCGAGCCGGTGGTGGCTCCCCGCGTGACACGCTGTCGCTGCTCGACCAGCTGATCGCCGGCTCCGACGCACCCGCAGGTTCTCCCACGGTCACGGTCGGCTATGCCCGTGCCGTCGCGCTTCTCGGCTACACCCACGGTGCTCTGCTGGATGAGATCGTCGACGCGCTCGCCGCGGCGGACGCGGCTGCGGCCTTCCCCGCGATCGATCGCGTGGTGCAGACCGGCCAGGATCCGCGTCGCTTCGTCGACGATCTGCTGGAGCGTCTGCGCGACCTCATCGTGATCGCGGCCGTCGGAAGCGGTGCCTCCGCGGTTCTCCGCGGCATCGCCGACGATGAGCTCGAGCGCATGCGCGGTCAGGCGCTGGGCTTCGGGGCCGCACGTCTGTCGCGCACCGCCGACGTCGTCAGCGCCGCACTCGACGACATGTCGGGGGCGACGTCGCCGCGTCTGCACCTCGAACTGATGGTCGCGCGCGTCCTCGCCGCGGCGACGGACGCGGCGGCACCGGCCGTCACCTCGGCGCCGGCGGCCGCGCCCGTCGCACGCGCCACGGCGGCCGGTGTGCCGCAGGCCCAGTCGGCACCTCCGGCCGCTGTCGCTCAGGCGACGCCGGCTCCTGCCCCGGCGGCTCCCGCGGCCCAGGCGGCCCAGGCGGCCCAGGCGGCGGAAGCTCCGGTGCCGACGACGGCTCAGGCGCCGTCGGTCGCCACTGCCGACGAGGCGCCGACCGCTCCCGCATCGGTGGATGTCGACGCGCCGGCGCCTGTCACCACGCCGACCGGGCCGGTCACGTTCGCCCGTATCACGGCGGTGTGGCCCGCGGTCCTCACCCGACTCGAGACGATCAGCCGTTCGTCATGGCTGGTCGTCACCGCCGTGCAGCCGCTGGCCTACGACACGGACAGCGAGGTGCTCACCCTCGGGTTCGCCAGTCAGCACGACGTCGGCAAGTTCAAGGGCACCACGCCCGGCGCCGGCACCTCCGACCACCTCCGCACGGCGATCGAGCAGGAGCTCGGCGTGCGGGTGAAGTATCTGCCGGCACCGCTGCCCGCACCGGGGACATCTGGCGTCTCCGGAGGATCTGCAGCGACGTCGGACTCGCCTCCCCAGAACTTATCCGCGTCGAAGGACTCAGCCCCGTCGAAGGATTCGACTCCGTCAAGGGATTCGGCCCCGTCGGCCGCGAAGTCCTCGGCTCCCGCTCCCTCACGTCCGCAGTCGCACGGTGCCTCCGCGCCCGCGGTCACGGAGTGGGCTGTCGCTCCGATCCCCGCGGGCGAGCCGGGAGGGGTGCCGCTCAGCGCTCCCCAGGCGCCGCTGCCGGTCGACGAAGAGCCTGAAGAGGTCGAAGCAGCGGCATCCGCTCCGACGCCGCCGACCGACGGCGTCGTCGACAGGGGAGAGCCGCCTCTTCCGGGCGACGACGACGTGCCGTATTTCGACGACGAGCCGCCGTACGACCCCTCGTACGAGCCGGCGCCGTCCCCGGGTCAGGGAGTGTCTGGGCGCGGTGCATCGTCCGCGCCGGTCCCGTCCGCCCAGGCGCCCGTTCAGGGCCCCGCCTCGAACGCGGCGGCGCGAGTGGCCGCCCCGCCGGCACCCCGTTCCGCACCCGCTCCGACCGTCACCGAGCGCACGCCCACCGTGGGAGGCGTGCAGCGCTACGGGGAGGCCGTGATCCGCCAGGTGCTCGGCGCGACATTCGTGCGCGAAGAGCCCTATGAGCCCCCGACGAGGTTCGCCTGA
- the recR gene encoding recombination mediator RecR, producing the protein MYDGIVQELIDEFGRLPGIGPKSAQRIAFHILQTPTFDVARLSELLRDIRDRVKFCDVCGNVSEQDRCAICRDPRRNQTLICVVEDAKDVSAIERTREFRGLYHVLGGAISPIAGVGPDDLRITQLMTRLADGTVQEVILATNPNLEGEATASYLSRLLTTMQITVSRLASGLPVGGDLEYADEVTLGRAFEGRRVL; encoded by the coding sequence ATGTACGACGGCATCGTTCAGGAACTGATCGACGAGTTCGGCCGCCTTCCGGGGATCGGCCCGAAGTCCGCGCAGCGCATCGCGTTCCATATTCTGCAGACACCGACCTTCGACGTCGCGCGCCTCTCGGAGCTGCTCCGCGACATCCGCGACCGCGTGAAGTTCTGCGACGTGTGCGGCAACGTGTCCGAGCAGGACCGCTGCGCGATCTGCCGTGACCCGCGGCGCAACCAGACGCTCATCTGCGTCGTGGAAGACGCCAAGGACGTCTCGGCGATCGAGCGCACCCGAGAGTTCCGCGGGCTGTATCACGTGCTCGGGGGCGCCATCAGTCCGATCGCCGGCGTCGGTCCCGACGACCTGCGCATCACCCAGCTGATGACGCGTCTCGCCGACGGCACGGTGCAGGAGGTCATCCTCGCGACCAACCCGAACCTCGAGGGAGAGGCGACCGCCAGCTATCTGAGCCGCCTTCTCACGACCATGCAGATCACGGTCTCGCGTCTCGCATCCGGGCTTCCTGTGGGCGGCGATCTGGAGTACGCCGACGAGGTCACCCTGGGGCGTGCCTTCGAGGGCCGGCGAGTCCTGTGA
- a CDS encoding DMT family transporter, producing the protein MNAGGGFSRRGWLLFGAMALLWGVPYLFISIAVESISPAAIVAGRTLIAAVLLLPFAIRSGALRAAWKLWPWVLAFGAVEMAGPFLLLGHAEMTLPSGMTGLLVATVPLFAALIALGGGDRGVLKPSRAIGLLVGFLGVAIVVAGPGLFGGQVSLLAAGEVLLVAILYATAPFIVARKLGDVPSLGTITLSLLMIGVFYLPIGALTQHEVPTLPSLFALLALAVICTAVAFLAFFALIREVGPVRAPLFTYVNPVVAILLGALVLAEPLTPGLLVGFPLIIAGCWFAATGGRLRPPPPVSVPLPPAP; encoded by the coding sequence GTGAACGCGGGCGGCGGGTTCTCCCGCCGCGGATGGCTGCTGTTCGGCGCCATGGCGCTGTTGTGGGGTGTGCCCTACCTCTTCATCAGCATCGCGGTCGAGTCGATCTCGCCCGCGGCCATCGTGGCGGGCCGCACCCTCATCGCGGCTGTGCTGCTCCTGCCGTTCGCGATCCGCAGCGGAGCTCTGCGCGCCGCGTGGAAGCTCTGGCCCTGGGTTCTCGCGTTCGGGGCCGTCGAGATGGCGGGACCGTTCCTGCTGCTCGGGCACGCCGAGATGACGCTCCCCTCCGGGATGACGGGGCTGCTCGTCGCCACCGTCCCGCTGTTCGCCGCACTGATCGCGCTGGGCGGTGGGGATCGCGGCGTGCTGAAGCCCTCGCGGGCGATCGGTCTGCTCGTCGGCTTCCTCGGCGTCGCGATCGTGGTCGCCGGTCCCGGCCTCTTCGGCGGACAGGTGAGTCTGCTCGCGGCCGGCGAGGTGCTGCTCGTCGCGATCCTCTACGCGACCGCGCCCTTCATCGTCGCGCGCAAGCTCGGCGATGTGCCCTCGCTGGGCACGATCACCCTGTCGCTGCTGATGATCGGTGTGTTCTACCTGCCCATCGGCGCGTTGACACAGCACGAGGTCCCGACGCTGCCCTCGCTCTTCGCGCTGCTGGCGCTCGCCGTCATCTGCACCGCGGTGGCCTTCCTCGCGTTCTTCGCGCTCATCCGCGAGGTCGGACCGGTGCGTGCTCCGCTGTTCACCTACGTCAATCCGGTCGTGGCGATCCTGCTCGGGGCGCTCGTGCTCGCCGAGCCCCTCACGCCCGGTCTGCTCGTCGGGTTCCCCCTCATCATCGCCGGGTGCTGGTTCGCCGCGACGGGCGGACGGCTGCGGCCACCGCCCCCGGTGTCCGTTCCGCTTCCGCCTGCTCCGTAG
- a CDS encoding aspartate kinase, producing the protein MALIVQKYGGSSVANAESIKRVAKRIVDTRRAGHDVVVAVSAMGDTTDELLDLANEVAPIPAPRELDMLLSSGERISMALLAMAIHSMGFEARSFTGSQAGMITDSQHGAARIVDVTPVRLREALDEGAIVIVAGFQGFNRDTRDITTLGRGGSDTTAVALAAALDADVCEIYSDVDGIFTADPRVIPRAQKLDHISSEEMLELAANGAKVLYIRAVEYARRHGVLIHARSTFSSSEGTYVLGEGMKNPREAEGADMEEPIVAGVATDFSQAKITVAGVPDVPGKAAEIFKIVAKSGANVDMIVQNVSATGRTDISFTVPKADAAAALKALAGEQSEVGFQNLVHDDQIGKLSVVGAGMRTHSGVSAVLFEALSAGGINIEMISTSEIRISVVLRGDDLAEAARTVHTAYGLDGESDATIHAGTGR; encoded by the coding sequence GTGGCCCTCATCGTGCAGAAGTACGGCGGCTCGTCCGTCGCCAACGCAGAGAGCATCAAGCGCGTCGCGAAGCGCATCGTCGACACCCGTCGTGCCGGCCATGACGTGGTCGTCGCCGTCAGCGCGATGGGCGACACGACGGATGAGCTTCTCGACCTCGCGAACGAGGTCGCGCCGATCCCGGCGCCGCGTGAGCTCGACATGCTGCTCTCCAGCGGTGAGCGCATCTCGATGGCGCTGCTGGCGATGGCCATCCACTCGATGGGCTTCGAAGCGCGCTCCTTCACCGGCAGCCAGGCCGGCATGATCACGGACTCGCAGCACGGTGCCGCACGCATCGTCGATGTGACGCCGGTGCGTCTGCGCGAGGCCCTCGACGAGGGCGCGATCGTCATCGTCGCCGGTTTCCAGGGGTTCAACCGCGACACCCGCGACATCACCACGCTCGGCCGTGGCGGCTCGGACACGACCGCGGTGGCTCTGGCTGCGGCGCTCGACGCCGACGTCTGCGAGATCTACAGCGACGTCGACGGCATCTTCACGGCCGATCCCCGCGTGATCCCGCGGGCGCAGAAGCTCGATCACATCTCGAGCGAGGAGATGTTGGAGCTTGCCGCCAACGGCGCGAAAGTGCTCTACATCCGCGCCGTCGAGTACGCACGCCGTCACGGCGTTCTCATTCACGCCCGGTCGACGTTCTCGTCGTCCGAGGGTACGTACGTTCTGGGCGAGGGCATGAAGAACCCGCGCGAAGCCGAGGGAGCAGACATGGAAGAACCGATCGTCGCGGGCGTCGCCACCGACTTCAGCCAGGCCAAGATCACCGTCGCGGGTGTTCCCGACGTCCCGGGCAAGGCGGCCGAGATCTTCAAGATCGTCGCCAAGTCCGGCGCCAACGTCGACATGATCGTGCAGAACGTGTCGGCCACCGGACGCACCGACATCTCGTTCACCGTGCCGAAGGCCGACGCCGCCGCCGCGCTCAAGGCCCTCGCGGGGGAGCAGAGCGAGGTCGGTTTCCAGAACCTCGTGCACGACGACCAGATCGGCAAGCTCTCCGTGGTGGGCGCGGGCATGCGCACCCACTCCGGTGTCTCGGCGGTGCTGTTCGAGGCGCTGTCCGCCGGCGGCATCAACATCGAGATGATCTCGACCTCCGAGATCCGCATCTCGGTGGTGCTGCGCGGAGACGACCTCGCCGAGGCCGCTCGCACCGTGCACACCGCGTACGGTCTGGACGGCGAGTCCGACGCCACCATCCACGCCGGCACCGGTCGCTGA
- a CDS encoding aspartate-semialdehyde dehydrogenase: MTRISDSGLSVAIVGATGQVGTVMREILAERSFPIRELRLFSSSRSAGTAIEYGGATVIVEDVETADAAGIDIALFSAGATASRAYAPRFAEAGAVVVDNSSAWRNDPEVPLVVSEVNPHAIDDRPKGIIANPNCTTMAAMPVLKVLDAEAGLERLIVSTYQAVSGSGLAGAQELLGQVEGVLAQGDTLRLVHDGSSVDFPQPEKYIAPIAFDVIPFAGNLVDDGQNETDEEKKLRNESRKILELPALRVAGTCVRVPVFTGHSLSINVEFARDITPERAREVLSVAPGVVVEEVPTPLYAAGKDPSYVGRIRADQSAPEGKGIVLFISNDNLRKGAALNAVQIAEVLAERLSVSA; the protein is encoded by the coding sequence ATGACCCGCATCTCCGACTCAGGACTCTCCGTCGCCATCGTTGGCGCCACCGGCCAGGTGGGCACCGTGATGCGCGAGATTCTCGCCGAGAGGTCGTTCCCGATCCGGGAGCTGCGCCTGTTCTCCTCGTCGCGTTCCGCGGGCACGGCGATCGAGTACGGGGGAGCGACGGTCATCGTCGAGGACGTCGAGACGGCGGATGCCGCGGGCATCGACATCGCTCTCTTCTCGGCCGGCGCCACCGCGAGCCGGGCCTACGCGCCCCGTTTCGCCGAGGCCGGAGCCGTCGTCGTCGACAACTCCAGTGCCTGGCGCAACGACCCCGAGGTTCCGCTCGTGGTCAGCGAGGTCAACCCCCACGCGATCGACGATCGCCCCAAGGGCATCATCGCGAACCCGAACTGCACGACCATGGCCGCGATGCCGGTGCTCAAGGTACTCGACGCCGAGGCCGGACTCGAGCGCCTGATCGTCTCGACCTACCAGGCCGTCTCCGGCTCCGGCCTCGCCGGCGCGCAGGAGCTCCTGGGCCAGGTCGAGGGCGTCCTCGCTCAGGGCGACACGCTGCGCCTGGTGCACGACGGCTCGTCCGTCGACTTCCCGCAGCCCGAGAAGTACATCGCGCCGATCGCCTTCGACGTCATCCCGTTCGCCGGCAACCTGGTCGACGACGGGCAGAACGAGACCGACGAGGAGAAGAAGCTCCGCAACGAGAGCCGCAAGATCCTCGAGCTGCCGGCGCTCCGCGTGGCCGGCACCTGCGTGCGCGTCCCCGTCTTCACCGGACACTCGCTGTCGATCAACGTCGAGTTCGCTCGCGACATCACCCCCGAGCGGGCCCGCGAAGTCCTCTCCGTGGCACCGGGCGTGGTCGTCGAAGAGGTTCCCACCCCGCTGTATGCCGCGGGCAAGGACCCGAGCTACGTGGGCCGCATCCGTGCCGATCAGTCCGCCCCCGAGGGTAAGGGGATCGTGCTGTTCATCAGCAACGACAACCTGCGCAAGGGTGCCGCGCTGAACGCAGTGCAGATCGCCGAGGTCCTCGCGGAGCGACTGAGCGTCTCCGCCTGA
- the mqo gene encoding malate dehydrogenase (quinone) — translation MSATLGTLLHELQPEWKIVAFERLSEVAQESSNPWNNAGTGHAALCELNYMPQGDGPLDPAKAVSINEQFQQSRQFWSSLVDRGVLDAPSTFINATPHMTFVRGEKDVAYLKARYEVLKEQPLFAGIEYSEDSRVINKWAPLLMQQRRKGEPFAATRVPAGTDVDFGALTHQLFDHLTESGVTLRTNHEVRNLKKQKDGTWLVKYRNRIGGTPNEIKARFVFVGAGGWALKLLQNSGIPEIKGYGVFPIGGQFLKTTNPQVVAQHKAKVYSQASVGAPPMSVPHLDTRVVDGEASLMFGPFATFSPKFLKNGSMLDIVSQVRTHNLLPMLQVAVKNPDLITYLIGELLKNHAKKVDSLRTFMPTAKDEDWTLIDAGQRAQVMKKDPEKGGVLQFGTEVVAASDGSIAGLLGASPGASTAVPIMLSLLKSCFPEEYPGWEAELRALIPTFGEQLNKDAALAEESTTATAATLGINV, via the coding sequence ATGAGCGCCACCCTGGGTACTCTGCTGCATGAATTGCAGCCGGAGTGGAAGATCGTCGCCTTCGAGCGACTCTCCGAGGTGGCTCAGGAGAGCTCCAACCCCTGGAACAACGCGGGTACCGGCCACGCCGCACTGTGCGAGCTGAACTACATGCCGCAGGGTGACGGACCGCTGGACCCGGCCAAAGCCGTCTCGATCAACGAGCAGTTCCAGCAGAGCCGCCAGTTCTGGTCCTCCCTCGTCGACAGGGGTGTGCTCGACGCGCCCTCGACGTTCATCAACGCGACGCCGCACATGACGTTCGTGCGCGGTGAGAAGGATGTCGCGTACCTCAAGGCCCGCTACGAGGTGCTCAAGGAGCAGCCGCTGTTCGCCGGCATCGAGTACAGCGAGGACTCCCGCGTCATCAACAAGTGGGCCCCGCTGCTGATGCAGCAGCGCCGCAAGGGCGAGCCCTTCGCGGCGACGCGCGTACCCGCGGGCACCGACGTCGACTTCGGCGCGCTCACGCATCAGCTCTTCGACCACCTCACCGAGTCGGGCGTCACGCTGCGCACGAATCACGAGGTGCGCAACCTGAAGAAGCAGAAGGACGGCACCTGGCTCGTCAAGTACCGCAACCGCATCGGCGGTACGCCCAACGAGATCAAGGCGCGCTTCGTCTTCGTCGGTGCCGGCGGCTGGGCGCTCAAGCTGCTCCAGAACTCCGGGATCCCCGAGATCAAGGGGTACGGCGTCTTCCCGATCGGCGGACAGTTCCTCAAGACCACGAATCCGCAGGTCGTCGCTCAGCACAAGGCGAAGGTCTACTCGCAGGCGTCCGTCGGCGCGCCCCCCATGTCGGTGCCCCACCTCGACACGCGTGTGGTCGACGGCGAGGCGTCGCTCATGTTCGGCCCGTTCGCGACGTTCAGCCCGAAGTTCCTGAAGAACGGTTCGATGCTCGACATCGTCTCGCAGGTGCGGACGCACAACCTGCTGCCGATGCTGCAGGTGGCCGTCAAGAACCCCGACCTGATCACGTACCTGATCGGCGAGCTGCTGAAGAACCACGCGAAGAAGGTCGACAGTCTGCGCACCTTCATGCCCACCGCGAAGGACGAGGACTGGACGCTCATCGACGCCGGTCAGCGCGCGCAGGTGATGAAGAAGGATCCCGAGAAGGGCGGAGTGCTGCAGTTCGGCACCGAGGTCGTCGCCGCATCCGACGGATCGATCGCCGGACTCCTGGGTGCATCGCCCGGTGCATCCACCGCGGTCCCGATCATGCTGAGCCTGCTGAAGTCCTGCTTCCCCGAGGAGTACCCCGGCTGGGAGGCGGAGCTGCGGGCGCTGATCCCCACGTTCGGCGAGCAGCTGAACAAGGACGCCGCCCTCGCGGAGGAGTCGACGACGGCGACCGCCGCCACTCTCGGCATCAACGTCTGA
- a CDS encoding thymidine kinase, translating to MAKLYFRYGAMNSGKSTALLQAAYNYEERGQHVLLAKPAIDTKGAGEIASRLGVTRAVDFLIAPDDDARALFARNRERARRSAEDELLPSGPVDVACLLVDEAQFLTPEQVDDLFRIAVEDGIPVMAYGIRNDFRTHAFPGSARLLAIAHSLEELKTICRCGRKAVFNGRVIGGRFVFDGDQVAIDEGADGSAAPELTTYESLCGTCYLEESGGRLG from the coding sequence GTGGCCAAGCTCTACTTCCGCTACGGCGCGATGAACTCGGGCAAGTCCACCGCACTGCTCCAGGCCGCCTACAACTACGAGGAGCGCGGGCAGCATGTGCTGCTCGCCAAGCCCGCGATCGACACCAAGGGTGCGGGCGAGATCGCGAGCCGCCTCGGCGTCACCCGCGCGGTGGACTTCCTGATCGCGCCGGATGACGATGCCCGCGCCCTGTTCGCGCGCAACCGTGAGCGGGCCCGACGCTCGGCGGAAGACGAGCTGCTGCCCAGCGGGCCCGTGGACGTGGCGTGTCTGCTGGTGGACGAGGCGCAGTTCCTCACCCCCGAGCAGGTCGACGACCTGTTCCGGATCGCCGTCGAGGACGGCATCCCCGTGATGGCGTACGGCATCCGCAACGACTTCCGCACGCACGCGTTCCCCGGCTCGGCCCGGCTGCTGGCGATCGCGCACTCGCTGGAGGAGCTCAAGACCATCTGCCGTTGCGGCCGCAAGGCGGTCTTCAACGGGCGCGTGATCGGCGGACGGTTCGTCTTCGACGGTGACCAGGTCGCGATCGACGAGGGAGCCGACGGCTCCGCGGCTCCCGAGCTGACGACCTACGAGTCGCTCTGCGGCACCTGTTATCTCGAGGAGTCCGGCGGACGCCTGGGCTGA
- a CDS encoding FadR/GntR family transcriptional regulator, with translation MAEQPARAWRLVLERIESDLLDGRLGPGDRLASERDLATDLGVGRSSVREAFRVLEVMGLIRTATGSGPQSGAIVIATPTGGMSALLRLQVAAQGFPLQDVVETRLVLEDAVVAALAAADERDTTRAHRLLEAMEEPDLTPGEFLALDAQLHLSLAESSGNAVIAAMMAGLRSSIESYVQAGAASIPDWSAMASRLRGEHRALIAAIDAGEADVARTLVHTHITGYYEHALGSRTHGARTH, from the coding sequence ATGGCGGAGCAGCCCGCGCGTGCATGGCGACTCGTTCTCGAGCGCATCGAGAGCGACCTCCTCGACGGTCGACTCGGCCCCGGCGACCGCCTGGCCTCGGAGCGGGACCTCGCCACCGATCTCGGCGTCGGTCGCTCGAGCGTCCGCGAGGCGTTCCGCGTGCTCGAGGTCATGGGGCTGATCCGCACGGCCACCGGCTCGGGCCCGCAGTCCGGGGCGATCGTGATCGCGACGCCCACCGGCGGCATGTCGGCTCTCCTGCGCCTCCAGGTCGCCGCGCAGGGCTTCCCGCTGCAGGACGTGGTCGAGACCCGGCTCGTGCTGGAGGATGCCGTGGTCGCCGCACTCGCCGCGGCTGACGAACGCGACACGACGCGCGCACACCGGCTGCTCGAGGCGATGGAGGAGCCCGACCTGACGCCGGGGGAGTTCCTGGCGCTCGACGCGCAACTGCACCTCTCGCTCGCGGAGTCCAGCGGCAACGCGGTCATCGCGGCGATGATGGCGGGGTTGCGCTCTTCCATCGAGTCCTACGTGCAGGCGGGCGCCGCGTCGATCCCGGACTGGTCCGCCATGGCATCCCGACTGCGCGGCGAACACCGGGCGCTGATCGCCGCCATCGATGCGGGGGAGGCAGACGTGGCGCGCACTCTCGTGCACACCCACATCACCGGCTACTACGAGCACGCCCTGGGCTCCCGCACGCACGGAGCCCGCACGCACTGA
- a CDS encoding alpha-hydroxy acid oxidase — protein MVQRQVPNPAELLDLMKFKKPELNGRKRRLDGALTIDDLRTIAQRRTPKAAFDYTDGAAEGELSLTRARQAFQDVEFHPGILRPAPDVDTSVDILGGPSALPFGIAPTGFTRLMQTEGEVAGAGAAAAAGIPFTLSTLGTTSIEGVKAANPAGRNWFQLYVMRDREISYELTRRAAAAGFDTLQFTVDTPVAGARLRDKRNGFSIPPQLTLGTIINAIPRPWWWFDFLTTPKLEFASLSTTGGTVGELLDAAMDPTISYDDLAVIRDIWPGKLVIKGVQNVEDSVRLRDAGVDGIVLSNHGGRQLDRAPIPFHLLPEVRRAVGDDFTVMVDTGIMNGADIVAAVALGADFTLIGRAYLYGLMAGGRQGVDRTIAILRSEIERTMRLLGVASLAELEPSHVTQLTRLVPVSRAATEVNAR, from the coding sequence ATGGTCCAGCGCCAGGTTCCCAATCCCGCAGAACTCCTCGATCTGATGAAGTTCAAGAAGCCCGAGCTGAACGGGCGCAAGCGTCGCCTGGACGGTGCGCTCACGATCGACGATCTGCGCACGATCGCCCAGCGCCGCACGCCCAAGGCGGCGTTCGACTACACGGATGGCGCGGCCGAGGGCGAGCTCTCGCTGACGCGCGCGCGGCAGGCGTTCCAGGACGTCGAGTTCCACCCCGGCATCCTCCGCCCGGCACCCGATGTCGACACGAGCGTCGACATCCTGGGTGGCCCGTCCGCCCTGCCGTTCGGCATCGCGCCGACCGGCTTCACGCGTCTGATGCAGACCGAGGGCGAGGTCGCCGGTGCAGGAGCCGCGGCGGCCGCCGGCATCCCCTTCACCCTCTCCACCCTGGGCACCACCTCGATCGAGGGCGTCAAGGCGGCCAACCCGGCCGGACGCAACTGGTTCCAGCTGTACGTGATGCGCGACCGCGAGATCTCCTACGAGCTCACGCGTCGCGCCGCCGCTGCCGGATTCGACACGCTCCAGTTCACGGTCGACACCCCGGTCGCCGGCGCCCGCCTGCGCGACAAGCGCAACGGCTTCAGCATCCCGCCGCAGCTGACTCTGGGGACCATCATCAACGCGATCCCGCGTCCGTGGTGGTGGTTCGACTTCCTCACCACCCCGAAGCTCGAGTTCGCCTCGCTCAGCACCACGGGCGGCACGGTCGGCGAGCTGCTCGACGCCGCGATGGACCCGACCATCAGTTACGACGACCTCGCCGTCATCCGCGACATCTGGCCAGGCAAGCTCGTCATCAAGGGTGTGCAGAACGTCGAGGACTCGGTGCGCCTGCGCGATGCCGGCGTCGATGGCATCGTGCTGTCGAACCACGGCGGACGTCAGCTCGACCGTGCGCCGATCCCGTTCCACCTGCTGCCCGAGGTGCGCCGGGCCGTCGGAGACGACTTCACCGTGATGGTCGACACCGGAATCATGAACGGTGCCGACATCGTCGCCGCTGTCGCGCTCGGGGCCGACTTCACGCTCATCGGCCGCGCCTACCTCTACGGGCTGATGGCCGGCGGACGGCAGGGCGTCGATCGCACGATCGCCATCCTGCGCAGCGAGATCGAGCGCACGATGCGACTGCTCGGGGTGGCGTCTCTCGCCGAGCTCGAGCCTTCGCACGTGACCCAGCTCACGCGCCTGGTGCCGGTGTCACGCGCCGCGACCGAGGTGAACGCCCGCTGA